The Desulfobotulus mexicanus genome has a segment encoding these proteins:
- a CDS encoding RtcB family protein: MPKKQSGIPLRSWCQDPEELAMEQAENLCRHPRAFHHIALMPDCHPGYGMPIGGVAAFRNAIIPNAVGVDIGCGMGAVMSDFTGKPERKTLHKITEAIARYIPTGFSRHKQDQIWEGFDNFLQNLSGKPGWMGKDTLNIARMSLGTLGGGNHFIEIQKDSENRIWAMLHSGSRNLGKTIAEYHHRKALAENRKDGIDLPSEDLAFFDTDSARGMAYIRDMHFALNFAKENRRRMMDIVKNILADILGCNFHQEINIHHNYAAEENHFGCRVWVHRKGATSAQKGEKGIIPGSMGSPSYIVEGLGNPESFCSCAHGAGRIMGRNEACRKLDAAAVAASMKDVVHADFPTIKKGNLRGKQDFGEAPGAYKDIDTVMEAQADLVKILVKLQPLAVVKG; encoded by the coding sequence ATGCCAAAAAAACAATCCGGAATTCCTCTGCGTTCCTGGTGTCAGGATCCAGAAGAACTGGCCATGGAACAGGCAGAAAATCTCTGCCGCCATCCCAGGGCATTCCATCACATTGCACTGATGCCAGACTGTCACCCCGGATACGGCATGCCCATCGGAGGGGTTGCAGCCTTTAGAAATGCTATCATCCCCAATGCAGTAGGTGTGGATATCGGCTGCGGAATGGGCGCTGTCATGTCTGATTTCACGGGAAAGCCCGAAAGAAAAACCCTGCATAAAATCACAGAAGCCATTGCCCGCTACATTCCCACCGGCTTCAGCCGCCACAAACAGGATCAGATCTGGGAAGGTTTTGACAACTTCCTTCAGAACCTGAGCGGAAAACCCGGCTGGATGGGAAAGGATACCCTGAATATTGCACGAATGAGCCTCGGCACCCTTGGTGGAGGCAACCACTTCATTGAAATTCAAAAGGACAGTGAAAACAGAATCTGGGCCATGCTGCATTCGGGTTCCCGCAATCTCGGAAAGACCATAGCAGAGTACCATCACAGGAAAGCCCTTGCGGAAAACCGGAAAGACGGCATTGATCTGCCATCGGAAGACCTGGCTTTTTTCGATACAGATAGTGCAAGGGGAATGGCCTATATAAGGGATATGCACTTTGCCCTTAACTTTGCAAAGGAAAACCGCAGACGCATGATGGATATTGTCAAAAATATTCTTGCGGATATCCTTGGCTGTAATTTTCATCAGGAAATCAATATCCACCACAATTATGCCGCAGAAGAAAACCATTTTGGTTGCAGGGTCTGGGTACACCGCAAAGGTGCAACTTCTGCACAGAAGGGAGAAAAGGGCATCATCCCCGGTTCCATGGGCAGCCCCTCCTATATTGTGGAAGGACTTGGCAACCCGGAATCCTTTTGTTCATGCGCCCATGGAGCAGGCAGAATCATGGGAAGAAACGAGGCTTGCAGAAAGCTGGATGCCGCTGCTGTGGCAGCCTCCATGAAAGATGTTGTTCATGCAGATTTTCCCACCATCAAAAAAGGAAATCTCCGGGGAAAACAGGACTTCGGTGAAGCTCCCGGTGCCTACAAGGATATAGATACGGTCATGGAAGCACAGGCAGATCTTGTGAAGATCCTCGTAAAACTTCAGCCCCTGGCCGTTGTCAAAGGATAA
- a CDS encoding TIGR01777 family oxidoreductase — protein sequence MHAFITGGAGFVGTRILSSLLEKGFNVSAVDLAPAHPYLNHEKLTYFQADTTLPGPWQETAANADLVINLAGRSIFHYWTKASMETMRNSRILTTENLVSSLSGKKDQTLISTSAIGYYGSCGDEILREDHESGEDFLARLCVEWESAALAAEKKGIRTVCMRLGIVLGDRGGALAKMIPAYRMALGGPLGSGKQWMPWIHVDDILAAVDFFVSHPETSGVYNLVGPESVTNADFSRTLAKLLRRPDFFRVPAFVLRLFLGDFGEILLASQRGVPEKLEKEGFQFSFSTLESAIKNAIES from the coding sequence ATGCATGCTTTCATCACAGGCGGTGCAGGATTTGTTGGCACCCGTATCCTTTCCTCCCTGCTTGAAAAAGGATTTAATGTTTCAGCAGTAGACCTTGCCCCCGCACACCCTTACCTTAACCATGAAAAACTCACTTATTTTCAGGCTGACACCACCCTTCCCGGCCCATGGCAGGAAACAGCAGCAAATGCGGATCTTGTCATCAATCTTGCCGGTCGCAGTATCTTCCACTACTGGACTAAGGCTTCCATGGAAACCATGCGTAATTCACGCATCCTGACCACAGAAAACCTTGTCTCCTCTCTGTCCGGTAAAAAAGATCAGACCCTGATTTCCACATCCGCCATAGGATACTATGGTTCCTGCGGAGATGAAATACTCCGTGAAGACCATGAATCAGGCGAAGATTTTCTGGCAAGACTCTGTGTGGAATGGGAAAGTGCAGCTCTGGCTGCAGAAAAAAAAGGAATCCGTACAGTATGCATGCGACTGGGAATTGTACTGGGTGACAGAGGCGGAGCACTTGCCAAAATGATACCTGCCTACCGAATGGCCCTTGGCGGCCCTCTGGGTTCAGGAAAACAATGGATGCCGTGGATTCATGTGGATGATATTCTTGCTGCCGTGGACTTTTTTGTCAGCCATCCCGAAACCTCTGGGGTTTACAATCTTGTTGGTCCTGAATCTGTCACCAATGCTGACTTTTCCCGCACCCTGGCAAAACTCTTGCGCAGACCGGATTTTTTCCGGGTTCCGGCCTTTGTCCTGCGTCTTTTTCTTGGAGATTTCGGAGAAATCCTTCTGGCAAGCCAGCGAGGAGTACCTGAAAAGCTTGAAAAAGAAGGATTCCAGTTCAGCTTTTCCACCCTGGAATCAGCCATCAAAAATGCCATTGAAAGCTGA
- the cysK gene encoding cysteine synthase A: MSILPDIPATIGKTPMVDITPDSMKKKNTRILAKLEFFNPLGSVKDRIAESMISAAEKEGKIGPGSAILEPTSGNTGIALAAICAARGYRLTLTMPESMSLERKKLLRYLGAELILTPAAAGMAGAIEKAHDVLSKDRNIFMPDQFSNPANPAIHERTTAPEMDKASGGHIHALVAGVGTGGTLTGIGRYFKKTNPDFKVIAVEPASSPVLSGGSAGAHKIQGIGAGFVPAILDTGLMDEVIQVTDNQAMDMARMLARTRGILCGISSGAAVSAAMTLGERPEFHGKTLVTILPSTGERYLSTALFDNEA, encoded by the coding sequence ATGAGTATTTTACCGGATATTCCAGCCACCATAGGCAAAACTCCAATGGTGGATATAACACCGGATTCCATGAAAAAAAAGAATACAAGAATACTTGCCAAGCTGGAATTTTTCAATCCTCTGGGCAGTGTCAAGGATCGCATAGCAGAATCCATGATAAGCGCTGCCGAAAAAGAAGGTAAAATCGGCCCCGGTTCTGCCATCCTTGAACCCACCAGCGGGAATACGGGCATTGCCCTTGCGGCCATCTGTGCAGCAAGGGGATATCGCCTCACCCTAACCATGCCCGAAAGTATGAGTCTTGAGCGTAAAAAACTGCTCCGTTATCTCGGTGCAGAACTTATCCTGACCCCGGCGGCGGCAGGCATGGCCGGTGCAATTGAAAAAGCCCATGATGTTCTTTCAAAAGACCGGAATATTTTTATGCCTGATCAGTTTTCCAATCCGGCAAATCCTGCCATCCATGAAAGAACAACGGCCCCGGAGATGGATAAGGCGTCAGGAGGCCATATCCATGCCCTTGTGGCCGGAGTGGGAACCGGGGGAACCCTGACCGGAATCGGCCGATATTTTAAAAAAACCAATCCGGATTTCAAGGTGATAGCAGTGGAACCGGCATCTTCCCCCGTTCTTTCAGGAGGTTCTGCCGGTGCCCATAAAATCCAGGGAATTGGTGCAGGTTTTGTACCCGCAATTCTTGATACAGGCCTTATGGACGAAGTAATTCAGGTTACAGACAATCAAGCCATGGATATGGCAAGAATGCTGGCCCGTACACGGGGGATTCTCTGCGGTATTTCATCGGGTGCGGCTGTTTCTGCAGCCATGACTCTTGGTGAAAGACCTGAATTTCATGGAAAAACCCTGGTAACCATTCTGCCCAGCACAGGCGAGCGTTACCTCAGCACGGCCCTTTTTGACAATGAAGCGTAA
- a CDS encoding 6-phosphofructokinase: MALEKWSENGFLADAEEMMNNKSRELQARLAYSPSVCPALQGAYTRLERDDTVTFDLHREALLQLPGIAENPVQRILPVKVIEAEDKGRKKRRIAIVFSGGPAPGGHNVIAGLFDAAKEANPESEILGFLMGPEGIIEGMYQPLSRDQVDSYRNLGGFSMIRTGRTKVDTREKIILSRKTCKELGIDALVIVGGDDSNTNAAFLAENFLEDGVQVIGVPKTIDGDIQVADASGQTLCGVSFGFHTAALAFSRDIANLCTDAASDVKYWHICKVMGRVASHLALEVALQTHPTLTLIGEELAEYLDEERLAAAEKKGERDYTAYGMTLRHLSRIVCNAIVQRAAAGKNYGVLVIPEGLLEFINEIQALIIKLSTLIAEYNRTHDTDFHSDLPDLDKKMNFLRRLAREAEEKACISVWNQRDHDFFSDIPDFFKEGLLTERDSHGNFQFSQVETDKIIVGLVKDYLKILKEKGIYKVGIDRSWYENTLLREGLQPETFKSVLFRNGDIKEAPLLFKEHIISVKTLTLALEKAGLLQDGSVPPAILKVFRKSEPDFRMQPHFYGYDGRGSDPTPFDCDYTYNLGRTVFALISGGATGQMAVIRNLEKDVSQWEPMGIPLAALMHLEERKGKMMLVMEKKLVDVESKAFRAFKAMGEAWLAAGPGEDPCRRPDPVWLAGEKDKPLTLMINHI, translated from the coding sequence ATGGCACTGGAAAAATGGTCTGAAAACGGTTTTCTGGCGGATGCTGAAGAGATGATGAACAATAAAAGCCGTGAGCTTCAGGCCCGTCTGGCCTATTCTCCTTCTGTCTGTCCTGCACTGCAAGGGGCTTATACCCGCCTTGAAAGAGACGATACCGTTACCTTTGATCTTCACAGGGAGGCCCTGCTTCAGCTTCCGGGTATCGCAGAAAATCCTGTACAGCGTATTCTGCCAGTCAAGGTCATAGAGGCAGAAGATAAGGGCAGAAAAAAAAGAAGAATTGCCATTGTTTTTTCAGGAGGTCCGGCACCCGGAGGGCATAATGTCATTGCAGGACTTTTTGATGCGGCAAAGGAGGCTAATCCTGAAAGTGAAATTCTGGGTTTTCTCATGGGGCCGGAAGGCATCATAGAAGGCATGTATCAGCCCCTGAGCCGGGATCAGGTGGACAGTTATCGTAATCTCGGCGGTTTTTCCATGATCCGGACAGGAAGAACCAAGGTTGATACCAGAGAAAAAATCATCCTTTCCAGAAAAACCTGCAAAGAGCTGGGAATTGATGCCCTTGTGATTGTAGGGGGGGATGATTCCAACACCAATGCAGCCTTTCTTGCGGAAAATTTTCTGGAGGACGGTGTGCAGGTGATCGGCGTTCCTAAAACCATAGACGGTGATATTCAGGTTGCCGATGCCTCAGGTCAGACCCTTTGTGGTGTGAGTTTTGGTTTCCATACTGCGGCCCTTGCTTTTTCCAGAGACATTGCCAACCTCTGCACCGATGCGGCCAGTGATGTTAAATACTGGCACATCTGCAAGGTTATGGGCCGGGTTGCCAGTCACCTTGCCTTAGAAGTCGCTTTACAGACCCATCCCACCCTTACCCTTATCGGCGAAGAGCTGGCTGAGTATCTGGATGAAGAGCGTCTGGCTGCGGCGGAAAAAAAAGGAGAAAGGGATTATACGGCCTATGGTATGACCCTGCGGCATCTTTCCCGTATTGTATGCAATGCCATTGTGCAGAGGGCTGCGGCAGGAAAAAATTACGGAGTACTTGTGATCCCTGAAGGTCTTCTGGAGTTCATTAATGAAATTCAGGCTCTGATTATTAAGCTCTCCACATTGATCGCAGAGTATAACCGTACCCATGATACGGATTTCCATTCTGATCTTCCTGACCTTGATAAAAAAATGAATTTTCTGAGGCGTTTGGCCCGTGAAGCAGAGGAAAAAGCATGTATCTCAGTATGGAATCAGAGGGATCATGACTTTTTCAGTGATATTCCGGATTTTTTCAAGGAAGGGCTGCTTACGGAGCGGGATAGCCACGGTAATTTTCAGTTTTCACAAGTGGAAACGGATAAAATTATTGTGGGTCTTGTGAAGGATTACCTGAAAATTCTCAAGGAAAAGGGAATTTACAAGGTGGGTATTGACCGAAGCTGGTATGAAAATACCCTTCTCAGGGAAGGACTGCAACCGGAAACCTTCAAATCTGTATTGTTCCGTAATGGGGATATAAAAGAGGCCCCTCTCCTTTTTAAAGAGCATATCATTTCCGTGAAGACCCTGACCCTTGCTTTGGAAAAAGCAGGTCTCCTTCAGGATGGAAGCGTACCGCCTGCTATTTTAAAAGTTTTCCGTAAGTCTGAGCCTGATTTCCGCATGCAGCCCCATTTCTACGGTTACGATGGCAGGGGAAGTGATCCAACCCCCTTTGACTGCGACTATACCTATAATTTAGGGCGTACGGTTTTTGCCCTGATATCCGGGGGAGCCACTGGCCAGATGGCCGTTATCCGCAACCTTGAAAAGGATGTTTCCCAGTGGGAGCCCATGGGAATTCCCCTTGCCGCACTGATGCATCTGGAAGAACGCAAGGGAAAAATGATGCTGGTGATGGAGAAAAAACTGGTGGATGTGGAAAGCAAGGCCTTCAGGGCATTCAAGGCCATGGGAGAAGCCTGGCTTGCCGCAGGTCCCGGAGAAGACCCCTGTCGCAGGCCCGATCCCGTGTGGTTGGCTGGAGAAAAGGATAAACCCCTCACCCTCATGATCAATCATATCTAA
- a CDS encoding GGDEF domain-containing protein → MENREYKALLELISKACISSLREMAEKKISLSSDGLRDMLLSQNLLASESFLKIVASEKESLEELQARYDRLRQQKDTLLKDYGALEEKTQAADRFYRRTLLLFAEMQKNVCSSDLNTASDRFRKLVRENAGISILEKSFAELKDTAFRAAGSCEDEGKSKKGIFGRFFKDSGKDTNLLFETLRESFQEITNNLRLNLDTGSVERIRKINEDLKDAGSLDDFLLIRRDIIDIVADYVAAMHDEREAAAAVIREIAGRLEQMEKLVLSAFMEQMTADVTSNREFSATLAGQLEVLDQKASFSKTLEELKDAVVSRLNVIQQVLTRKQSEDEKRKEEADNRYRTMQQGLFKMRDEMIRVNEKSKILEEELLRDPLTGAYNRRAYDRHVAEEMDRFRRYGSLFSLLIFDVDRFKNVNDIYGHSVGDKCLKAIIEKVKPVLRGSDFLARFGGEEFIVLLPETGPEGAREAGEKIRMAVETIAFYHKEDKVQITVSVGAGTVREEDGSYDVFFSRVDKALYEAKNSGRNRVVQAEV, encoded by the coding sequence ATGGAAAACAGAGAATATAAGGCTCTATTAGAACTGATTTCAAAGGCCTGCATATCTTCCCTCAGGGAAATGGCAGAAAAGAAAATATCCTTAAGCTCCGATGGTTTAAGGGATATGCTGCTCAGTCAGAATCTGCTGGCCTCGGAATCTTTTTTAAAAATTGTAGCTTCTGAAAAGGAAAGCCTTGAAGAACTGCAGGCCCGCTATGACCGTCTTCGTCAGCAAAAGGATACCCTGCTGAAGGACTACGGTGCATTGGAAGAAAAAACACAGGCAGCTGATCGTTTTTATCGCAGAACCCTCCTGCTTTTTGCAGAAATGCAGAAGAATGTCTGTTCTTCCGACTTAAATACTGCCAGTGATCGTTTCCGTAAGCTTGTTCGTGAAAATGCAGGAATCAGCATTCTTGAAAAGTCCTTTGCGGAACTTAAAGATACGGCGTTCCGGGCCGCAGGAAGCTGTGAAGATGAAGGCAAATCGAAAAAAGGAATTTTTGGCCGTTTTTTCAAAGACAGTGGCAAAGATACCAATCTTCTTTTTGAAACCTTAAGGGAATCCTTTCAGGAAATAACAAATAATCTTCGCCTGAATCTGGATACGGGTTCTGTAGAACGTATCCGAAAGATTAATGAAGATCTCAAGGATGCCGGAAGTCTCGATGACTTTCTTTTGATCAGAAGGGATATCATCGATATTGTGGCCGACTATGTGGCTGCCATGCACGATGAAAGGGAGGCCGCTGCTGCTGTCATCCGGGAAATTGCGGGTCGGCTTGAACAGATGGAAAAACTTGTGCTTTCCGCATTCATGGAACAGATGACAGCGGACGTAACATCCAACAGGGAGTTTTCCGCCACCCTTGCAGGACAGCTTGAAGTCCTTGATCAGAAAGCCAGTTTCTCAAAAACCCTTGAGGAACTTAAAGATGCCGTGGTATCTCGCCTCAATGTTATTCAGCAGGTGCTGACCCGAAAGCAGTCCGAGGATGAAAAACGTAAGGAAGAGGCGGATAACCGTTACAGAACCATGCAGCAGGGCCTTTTCAAAATGCGGGATGAAATGATCCGTGTGAATGAAAAATCTAAAATCCTTGAAGAGGAACTGCTTAGAGATCCCCTTACCGGAGCCTACAACAGAAGGGCCTACGACAGGCATGTGGCCGAGGAAATGGACCGCTTCAGACGTTATGGCAGCCTGTTTTCCCTTTTGATATTTGATGTGGACCGTTTTAAAAACGTCAATGATATTTATGGGCATTCCGTGGGGGATAAGTGTCTTAAGGCCATCATAGAAAAGGTGAAACCGGTTTTAAGGGGCAGTGATTTTCTGGCTCGTTTCGGGGGAGAGGAGTTTATCGTTCTTCTGCCGGAGACCGGCCCTGAGGGGGCAAGGGAAGCCGGGGAAAAAATCCGCATGGCCGTGGAAACCATCGCATTTTATCATAAAGAGGATAAGGTACAGATTACCGTCAGCGTGGGAGCCGGTACTGTCAGGGAAGAAGATGGCAGCTATGATGTCTTTTTTTCCAGAGTGGATAAGGCCCTTTATGAGGCAAAAAACAGCGGTCGCAACCGGGTGGTTCAGGCGGAAGTTTGA
- a CDS encoding amino acid ABC transporter ATP-binding protein, giving the protein MISVKNIFKTFHVPHKVYALKDVSCEITEGEVLVVIGPSGSGKSTFLRCLNQLEKADSGHIMIDGVDILDPATNINKVREEVGMVFQSFNLFPHKTVMENICLAQETVRKRPKEEALERAYKLLDKVGIRDKANVYPEQLSGGQQQRVAIARALAMDPKVMLFDEPTSALDPEMVGEVLDVMKTLAREGMTMVVVTHEMGFAREVADRVIFMDLGEILEVGTPEHFFKSTQNERARLFLSQIL; this is encoded by the coding sequence ATGATTTCCGTAAAAAATATTTTCAAAACCTTCCATGTACCCCATAAGGTTTATGCCCTGAAAGATGTCTCCTGTGAAATTACCGAAGGTGAAGTTTTGGTGGTTATCGGACCTTCAGGCTCCGGGAAAAGTACCTTTCTGCGCTGTTTGAATCAGTTGGAAAAGGCGGATTCAGGACATATCATGATTGACGGCGTCGATATTCTTGATCCTGCCACCAATATAAACAAAGTCCGGGAAGAAGTGGGCATGGTTTTCCAGAGCTTCAACCTCTTTCCCCATAAAACCGTCATGGAAAATATCTGTCTGGCCCAGGAAACGGTACGGAAACGCCCAAAGGAGGAAGCCCTTGAGAGGGCCTATAAGCTCCTGGACAAGGTGGGTATCCGGGACAAGGCAAATGTTTATCCTGAACAGCTTTCCGGCGGACAGCAGCAGCGTGTTGCCATTGCAAGGGCACTGGCCATGGATCCCAAAGTCATGCTCTTTGATGAACCCACATCAGCTCTGGACCCTGAAATGGTGGGCGAAGTGCTGGATGTAATGAAAACCCTTGCCAGAGAGGGTATGACCATGGTGGTTGTCACCCATGAAATGGGTTTTGCAAGGGAGGTTGCGGATCGTGTCATTTTCATGGATCTGGGCGAAATCCTTGAAGTGGGAACCCCGGAACACTTTTTCAAAAGCACACAGAATGAGAGAGCACGCCTTTTCTTAAGTCAGATTCTTTAA
- the ftsY gene encoding signal recognition particle-docking protein FtsY, whose amino-acid sequence MSFSLFGKKKSKITKNSETHIPSKEMPDSMEQETPESEAGEPEVEIRSDKVASTEENPETSSKKQETGEQDQGSFFKSLKKGLSKTRALLTTDVDDLLLGRKIDESLLEELEEKLITADLGVETSMSIVARIREVRGRIQSGEDLKALIREEILREMDEENQGQTQESFMGFSPKVILVTGVNGVGKTTTIGKMAALYTRQGKKVILAAGDTFRAAACEQLGMWAERSGATLIRHKENSDPASVAFDALDAAIARKADIVLVDTAGRLHNKVNLMEELKKIRRTLDKRMPGAPHETLLVLDATTGQNALRQAEIFHEAVGLTGLVLTKLDGTARGGIVVSIQKQMGLPIRYIGVGESMEDLQPFDAKAFLEAMF is encoded by the coding sequence ATGAGTTTTTCCCTTTTTGGCAAGAAAAAATCCAAAATAACCAAGAATTCTGAAACCCATATTCCCTCCAAGGAAATGCCGGATTCCATGGAGCAGGAAACACCTGAATCTGAAGCAGGTGAACCTGAAGTGGAAATCCGGTCTGATAAAGTAGCTTCTACAGAAGAAAATCCAGAAACCTCTTCCAAAAAGCAGGAAACGGGCGAACAGGATCAGGGCAGTTTTTTCAAAAGCCTCAAAAAAGGTCTTTCCAAAACCAGAGCCCTTTTAACAACGGATGTGGATGATCTGCTTCTGGGCCGCAAGATTGATGAAAGCCTGCTGGAAGAACTGGAAGAAAAGCTCATAACTGCGGATCTCGGCGTGGAAACATCCATGTCCATTGTGGCACGTATCCGGGAAGTCCGGGGCCGCATTCAATCCGGAGAAGACCTGAAAGCCCTTATACGTGAAGAAATTTTAAGGGAGATGGACGAAGAAAATCAGGGTCAGACACAGGAAAGCTTCATGGGCTTTTCTCCGAAGGTGATTCTGGTAACAGGAGTAAATGGTGTGGGTAAAACCACCACCATAGGCAAGATGGCGGCCCTGTATACCCGTCAGGGGAAAAAGGTCATCCTTGCAGCTGGCGATACCTTCCGGGCCGCCGCATGTGAACAGCTGGGAATGTGGGCCGAACGCAGCGGTGCCACCCTGATCCGGCATAAAGAAAATTCCGATCCGGCATCTGTAGCCTTTGATGCCCTGGATGCAGCCATTGCCAGAAAAGCAGACATTGTGCTTGTGGATACGGCAGGCCGTCTGCATAACAAGGTCAATCTCATGGAGGAGCTGAAAAAAATCCGTCGTACTCTGGATAAACGCATGCCCGGAGCCCCCCATGAAACCCTTTTGGTGCTGGATGCCACCACAGGACAGAATGCCCTCAGACAGGCTGAAATTTTCCATGAAGCCGTAGGACTAACCGGCCTTGTGCTGACCAAGCTGGATGGCACTGCCAGAGGTGGTATTGTGGTCTCCATTCAAAAACAGATGGGTCTTCCCATACGTTATATAGGTGTGGGTGAATCCATGGAAGATCTGCAACCCTTTGATGCAAAAGCTTTTCTGGAGGCCATGTTTTAG
- a CDS encoding PP2C family protein-serine/threonine phosphatase: MAAHILIAEDENHTRLGLSLILRKAGYRVSLAEDGLTALNFLRKAADEGPVVDLFLTDVQMPGLTGLELLDAMKREGLLTPTVAITGYGDKEMVVSLMRRGCQDYLDKPFTPEEVHSCIEGILAKQEENRDTLQNRDMERLRLDLESRQREMSSARQAHAALTRPPRPVKSLKICFLQHAYAEMGGDFLDFRETGTQCDILLADVAGHDMGASYHTVMLKAFFEDHPLRNGESLFKALNTHLASSGNDRMITALFLRVNLDEKRMSICNAAHPSPILLDLKTGTSSTLKATGDSIGLWPDAEFPETSHALIPGSRILMFTDGVSQTKRIDGPTGRRESLGEKRIMDLAVKHREKGLEDFLSAIWKEIMDFCRSKPSDDMLMVALEIP, translated from the coding sequence ATGGCTGCACACATTCTCATTGCAGAAGACGAAAATCATACAAGACTGGGACTTTCTCTGATTCTGCGTAAGGCAGGATACAGGGTTTCCCTTGCGGAAGACGGCCTTACAGCCCTGAATTTTCTGCGAAAGGCCGCAGATGAAGGCCCTGTTGTGGACCTTTTTCTCACGGACGTGCAGATGCCCGGCCTTACGGGGCTGGAGCTGCTGGATGCCATGAAAAGGGAAGGACTTCTTACACCCACCGTTGCCATAACCGGATACGGCGATAAGGAAATGGTGGTAAGTCTCATGCGGCGGGGATGTCAGGATTATCTGGATAAACCCTTTACTCCCGAAGAAGTGCACAGCTGCATTGAAGGCATCCTTGCAAAGCAGGAGGAAAACAGAGATACCCTGCAAAACCGGGACATGGAACGCTTGCGTCTGGATCTTGAATCAAGGCAGCGGGAAATGTCATCGGCAAGACAGGCCCATGCCGCCCTTACCCGGCCACCAAGACCTGTTAAGAGCCTGAAAATCTGCTTTCTTCAGCATGCCTATGCGGAAATGGGGGGGGATTTTCTGGATTTCCGGGAAACGGGCACACAATGTGACATCCTCCTTGCGGATGTTGCCGGCCATGACATGGGCGCTTCCTACCACACCGTTATGCTGAAAGCCTTTTTTGAGGATCATCCCTTAAGAAATGGTGAAAGTCTTTTCAAGGCCCTCAATACCCATCTGGCCTCTTCCGGCAATGACCGCATGATTACAGCCCTTTTTCTTCGGGTAAACCTCGATGAAAAGCGTATGTCAATCTGCAACGCAGCCCACCCTTCCCCGATTCTTCTGGACTTGAAAACCGGTACCTCCAGCACCCTGAAGGCCACGGGAGACAGCATCGGACTCTGGCCGGATGCGGAATTTCCGGAAACAAGCCATGCCCTTATCCCGGGAAGCCGGATTCTAATGTTCACAGACGGAGTTTCCCAGACAAAACGCATTGACGGGCCTACGGGCAGACGGGAAAGCCTTGGAGAAAAAAGGATAATGGATCTTGCGGTAAAACACCGGGAAAAGGGGCTTGAAGATTTCCTTTCTGCCATATGGAAGGAGATCATGGATTTCTGCCGCAGCAAACCTTCCGATGACATGCTTATGGTGGCCCTTGAAATTCCGTAA
- a CDS encoding ATP-binding protein, producing the protein MFAIQENGSELNFSIASDMALVDRFVALAKEFMERQGTTRFSEIIIVLRELLINAVEHGNAKDRSLTVEGTLEALGQDRFCIRVQDEGKGVDASTLSFTMPEDPSQDRSRGFALIHAFSDEIRFSQNPSCIRAWVSVPTYSLCTHRMEGECAVILPGGDITAASAETLRRLLLKVLDQGVSHFCIDLSDTSDIDSIGLSLLIAFARILKENSDKGILEIQNAADSLETLFRMTRLDRMYTIVRNQEDKDDSPC; encoded by the coding sequence ATGTTTGCCATCCAGGAAAACGGCAGCGAACTTAATTTTTCCATAGCTTCGGACATGGCCCTTGTGGACCGTTTTGTGGCCCTTGCCAAGGAGTTCATGGAAAGACAGGGAACCACCCGTTTTTCGGAAATAATCATTGTACTCCGTGAACTGCTCATCAATGCCGTGGAACACGGGAATGCCAAAGACCGGTCCCTCACCGTGGAAGGCACCCTTGAAGCACTGGGCCAGGACCGCTTTTGTATCCGGGTGCAGGATGAGGGAAAGGGCGTGGATGCCTCCACCCTTTCCTTTACCATGCCCGAAGACCCTTCCCAGGACCGCAGCCGGGGCTTTGCCCTGATCCATGCCTTTTCCGATGAAATCCGCTTTTCCCAGAACCCCTCCTGTATACGCGCCTGGGTGTCCGTACCAACATACAGTCTCTGCACCCACAGGATGGAAGGAGAATGCGCAGTAATTTTACCCGGCGGAGACATTACCGCAGCTTCCGCAGAAACCTTAAGACGCCTGCTCCTTAAAGTACTGGATCAGGGAGTTTCCCATTTCTGCATTGATCTTTCAGACACCTCGGACATTGATTCCATCGGGCTGAGCCTGCTGATAGCTTTTGCCCGCATTCTAAAGGAAAACAGCGATAAGGGTATCCTTGAAATACAGAATGCGGCAGACAGCCTTGAGACCCTTTTCCGCATGACCCGACTGGACCGGATGTACACCATTGTCCGGAATCAGGAAGATAAGGATGATTCCCCATGCTGA